The genomic segment GTTTCCAGACGAAGTCCATTCCCTGAAACCGCAAAATCACCGCCCGGCAACGGTGGATTTGTTATGCTGGAACCATATGGACATGGACTTGCACGCCTGGGCCCACCGCCCCGCAGAACCCCTGCAGAAAAGCAGCACCGGTTTGCTCAAAGGGCTCACTTTCAGCGTCAAAGACCTCATTGGTGTGTCCCCCTGGCCGCTCAGGGCCAGCACCCAGGCCCCCCTGCCCCATGTCCCGGACAACCCGGTCACCCAGAAGCTCCTGCTGGCCGGAGCCACGTTGATTGGCAAAACCCACATGCATGAAATTGCACTGGGCATCATGGGCATGAATCCCGTGGCCGGACAGGCCCTCAATCCCCTCTCCCCCAACCGCATCTCTGGTGGCAGCAGCAGTGGGGCCGCCATCACAGTGGCCACCCGCGAATGTGATTTTGCCCTGGGAACCGACACCGGAGGCAGCATCCGCATTCCTGCAGCCCTGTGTGGCGTGTATGGGTTCAAACCCACCTACAACCTCTACAGCACCCAGGGGGTCCTGCCCCTCAGCACCACCTGCGACCACCTGGGCACCTTCGCTCGCAACATTCACATGCTGCAACTGGTGCATCAGGCCATTCTGGGAGAACGCCCCCTGCACCTGTCCTGGAAGGGCATCAAGGTGGGCCTCTGGAACATCAGGGACTGGGTGTCTCCAGAAGTGTGGGAGACCACCGAGAATTACTCCCACAAGCTGCAACGGCTGGGAGCGCAGGTGGAGCTCTTTGATTTTCAGGTCCCGACCAGCACCTACGGCACCATCGTTCTTGCAGAAGCCGCCTTCACCCACCGTGCAGCACTGGAGCGTGAGGAAAAAGGCTTCAGTGAAGGCACACTGGCGTTGTTGCAACAGGGTCGGGCCATCACAGCAGTGCAGTACCTCGCAGCCATGAAAGAACGCAACATGGTCAGGCAGGACCTGAAGGGTCTCTTTCACCGCTATGACGTGCTGATTGCTCCCACCGTGCCCTGCATTGCCC from the Deinococcus cellulosilyticus NBRC 106333 = KACC 11606 genome contains:
- a CDS encoding amidase, with the translated sequence MDMDLHAWAHRPAEPLQKSSTGLLKGLTFSVKDLIGVSPWPLRASTQAPLPHVPDNPVTQKLLLAGATLIGKTHMHEIALGIMGMNPVAGQALNPLSPNRISGGSSSGAAITVATRECDFALGTDTGGSIRIPAALCGVYGFKPTYNLYSTQGVLPLSTTCDHLGTFARNIHMLQLVHQAILGERPLHLSWKGIKVGLWNIRDWVSPEVWETTENYSHKLQRLGAQVELFDFQVPTSTYGTIVLAEAAFTHRAALEREEKGFSEGTLALLQQGRAITAVQYLAAMKERNMVRQDLKGLFHRYDVLIAPTVPCIAPLLGEDSLDLPEGKVPLRQAFLRITSPWSLLGIPVVSVPLPLRGLSVGVQIMMPHGEDTRLLGLCAELG